AATTAGATAATGCCCATCTGTGTTATAGTGCTTTCGTGTGAGAAAGtctctctttttaataaattaaaaacttgcaATGGAATTAAGCTCCTTTTTGTGTTTACGCATAGCGACATGCTGCGCGTTAGATTTACGTGTTTtctagatgaaaaaaatattaaattgtgtaAAGATTAATTTGTTGGgacttaatttgataaatttaaataataattaaaaatataatttaatttaaaaaattcaagatatctttaaaaaaaatattaagatgaaaatatattggatCGACCCGGATCCACTTAGATTAATCTGTCAAATCCATCGCTTGaatcatgaaatcaaaataaccttatataaaacaaattaaatccaaacataaaatctaatttttaattaagtaaatattgaaggatgaaattaaaaataaaattcaattaaaaaaacttaagttaattcgggttaacctatcaaagtTGCAACTCGGGTCATGTGACTAGGAtatctatataaaaatcaattaaaaaaattataaaatttaatttcaattaatttcataattaaaaataaaataaaaaaaaatcaatccaaaaattATTAACTCGGGGTCATGTGTCAacctatttcttcttctttttttttttcctttacccAAACTCTTATTTGGTACCTCAatgtttatatgattttaattttagtttcgtTGATGTgatcatttcattaattaaacttatttttatttaagttgggcaaaaagtaataatttttttgggcaAAAGTTGACAATTTTCTTTAgcaattacattaaaaaataaatattaattttagttaaatatccttgcacaaaaacaattttattttagataaaattatggaactaaatataaaaaccaagagaataaataaaaaaaataattaacattttttttttttttagcatgcatATCGCAGATAAAACGTGTACACCCAATTAAACTATgcttgtttataatttttttttttccattcgtTTCCCAATgtacaagtttgaaaaaaaaactcttagtcGGGCAGCCGCCCAGATGTGCGGCCTCAACCCGTGTGCACACGCTAGCCAGAAAAGTCTGACCCGGacatttctaaaattaataaaaataaaaataaaaatcctaggACAACACGTAATCTGCGTCAGATAAATGGACAACAGGTCGTCCATTGTAGCAACTCCGGCGACCTTGAAATTGATTAAACTGCAACCCAACTTGTCCGTCCCCTTTTCTGTTTAAAAAAATGTCAACTTTAATTGTTCCGCCACTGCTTTCATCCCCTAGAGATGATGCAATGCATCTCTACCGCGCTTTTAAGGGTATTTGTTTACTTATTTATGTTTGTTGATCATtaagaaaatttgaagaaatataaataaatgatattacTTCAATCTGTTTTGTTTATCCTTCCAGGATTTGGAACTGACACATCTGCCGTGATCAGCATCCTGGCTCATCGAGATGCAGCTCAGCGTGCTCTCATCCAACATGAGTATAGAGCTTTGTACGCTGAGGATCTTCTTAAACGCTTGACTTCGGAGCTTACTGGCAAATTGGAGGTAACATGCCTCGTatttctacctttttttttttatcagaaaacCAGACATCTCATGTATCTGTTCCTTTTGCATTTCAGACAGCGGTTCTGTTGTGGATGCATGATCTACCTGGTCGTGATGCAATTATTGTCAGGCAGGCACTTATAGCAGATATATTAAATCTGGAAACTGCAACTGAAGTAATTTGTTCTCGCATGTCATCCCAGATACAAGTATTTAAACAGcattactatgcaaaatttggGGTTCATCTTGAGCATGATATTGAATTACGGGCATCTGGAGACCATAAAAAGGTAAACTTTAGCAATCCATTCTTTCTAAAAAGATGTGCTTGATGGCTGGTAAATCTTTGTTGCTTTGATTGGGTAGTATTCTTAGCTCCTGTATTGTCAGGCATCACATCTACAAAGATTTCGGACATGATAGGTTGGCCTTTGTTTCCTTGTTCATGCAAAAGCGTTGATCGACAATAAAGTCCATCTGGTAGTAGTTAATTTTTTCTGTAGCAATTTGGGGTTCTAGATTTTCTACGCGGTTTAGACAGATATATAAGTCTACTTGTTGAAGGCCAGCTTCATTCTGATCCCCGATATTTTAATCGGCTACAAAACCTTATGTAGCATTTGCCTATTGTCATGATGGAAAATTTTGTGAGATTATCCTGTATAGTTTTATGcccataaaaagtaaaatgaactTTGAATCTCAAAAACAGATGTTTATTACTGAACAATTTGTCGCTGCTCGCCTTTCTAAGATTTGGGAATAGTGTGGCTGCTGCTTTAACCATGGAAAAGTTCAGTTGGACTTACCAAccgttaaatttctttctactTACAATATTGGAGTTTCACTGAataatttgggatttttttgtgtaaaaCAGCATTCGCCCTTGTTATAGAATTGTGTCCGCTCTGTTTTTATGCTGTTAATTGGGATTTCTAGTATGACCTTCCCCATCcaccaccttttctttttttccacccAGAATATATGTCAgcgtttttattcaatattcatTAAAGGAAACTGAAATTCCTGATGTGTTATCATAATATACTTGATTCAGCTCCTGCTAGCATATGTAAGCACGCCTCGTTATGAAGGCCGTGAAGTTGACAGAAATATGGTTGAGAAGGATGCAAAGGCTCTTTATAAAGCAGGTGAGAGGAGATTGGGAACTGATGAGAAGACTTTCATCCGCGTATTCAGTGAACGAAGTGCAGCACATTTGGCTGCTGTTGATTCTGCCTATCACAACATGTATGGAAACTCTCTGAAAAAGGTAAACTTTCTTAATGTTCTCTTGCCTCTCTTTCATCTCGTGGTTATTCTGTGAGGCAAATTCATTTGAAACAATTTCAGGCTATAAAGAAGGAAACTTCAGGACATTTTGAGCATGCTTTGAAGACAATTTTACAATGCTCAGAGAATCCGGCAATGTACTTTGTCAAGGTATCCTTCTAAATTTTTAACCTCTTTGATTTGGTTTTCTCTGCTTTATCTGGTTCCtgtgaaaactttttttttttttcccatgagGTGAAGTATGGGATGCAGGCAATCCATGTTCTGAAGGCACATTAAATATTATGGTTTCattaaattgtttatttgttgTGGTAAACTATAACGACGTGTAGACGACAGGAATGTAGCTTGTTTCATGCATGTGGTACACTCTTTTGGTGTTTTCAGTGAATAACATTTCATCAGTTCAGCCTTAAGTGTTTTAGAGAAATCATCGCAACATGGAGATCATgtagaaaggaagaaaattgtGAATATTGAAGTTGAAACTGATCGAAATTGATTTTGTCCAACAAGTTAGCATCTTCTGATATCGAGTAACAGTGGACTTATAAGCAAGCTCACGAGTTGGCCATCTATGGCCTGATCATCTCGCATAACGCATCACATAACTATTTTTGGTATTCCACAGCTGCTGTCATCGTaacttattatcatttttacGCCAGGCTTTTGAGCACTCAAGACCTTAGGAAGGACATGCACTtgaattttccttttccttcctttttttcctaATATATTTCAATAGTTTGAGGATGCTACGGGGGTGACCCTCCCTGCATCTCGGTGGAAGCAGGATTGAACCCCATCTCTTGTGATATTGTCCAGTTCATTTATTTACCTGATATATATTGCTATTTATGTTGAACTCAATGATAAATCCAATCATTTCATAAAACTTTGCAGTTGCTGCGCAAGGCGATGAAAGGCCTGGGAACCAATGACAGTGCCCTTATAAGGGTAATTGTGACAAGGACTGAGATTGACATGCAATATATAAAAGCTGAGTATCTGAAGAAGTACAGAAAGACATTGAACGATGCCGTTCACTCAGAAACTTCAGGTCATTACAGAGCTTTCCTTCTCGCTCTTTTGGGGCCCAACCAGTAGCTGAAGATGCTTGGTGCTTGTACAAATGACAGCATGTAAATGCAATTTTATGGACATGATTGGTGTGTGTACCAAGAGATTGCTGTTCTTAGAATTGAGTAAATACGAAGCTCGAACACGGTGCTGTAAAGAAGATAGTAGTGTCTTGTGATTGTAGTTTCTTTGTTCACTGTTGATGTATTCTTTGATAtgtatgcatgtatatataaagTTATTGTATCCAAGTTGATTCCTGACCgcggatattttttaaaatgtttttaacttgaaaatatattaaaaataatatatatttttttaaaataattttccctTCAGCATTCTCACAAGCACCATCAAAGCTAGAATCATGGCAAAGGCACCTTAGGGGGGGTGAAGAAGAAGTGGAGGACATGATCTTCTCGATGAGTTGGACAATGGATTGAGCCATGTGAAAGGGAGGGCCAGCATTTGCAGTCTCCCTAAAGGTGGCTTGAACCCTCGAAGCAACTTCAACTCCCTACTCGAAGAGCCTTGCTTGATCATCCTTGATTGCTTCCTCACAAAGACCACACCCACCAAACCTCTCCTGAAACCAACCTGTGTATTCCATGGCGCACTCTTCCCACGTACCACAGTGCCCACACTCAGCTGTCTCCACCACTTCTCCGCTTGCCGTTCTCCCCCCCCTCTCTGCTAGCCTCTATGAGCTCTGCTTTCTTGTCCATGTACTTATATATTAAAGGAGAAATTTCATGCGggctattttaatttctttatatatatatatatatattaaaataaatcaatcccATGGAAAATTAATAACTTCTTGTTATTAACGATGTGATCtagtgataaaaatttaaaattaaagggtttgttttcttttgatttcaaattcaagcttgataaaagtttaaaattaaagggtttgttttcttttgatctcAAGTTCGAGCATTGTAATTGCAATCATAATAACTAGTAGAGGCTttcataatcattaattttagagcATGTAAATTAGTTAAGATACGCCTAAATTGATACAgatattgatattaataaaaataataataaaaaagaacgtCTTGTTATTTCTGGAAAACGTTCTTCTACAAACTTAATTCTTAGCAcaatgttgaaattgaaaaggataaaagaaagaataaaaggaGTAATGGATTTGGAAGTAGTGGTGTGGACAAGAAAGATGAAGAATGAATGATTGGGGGAAAGGAAGTCATGAGTAAAGGGGTAGCCCACAGTTTGAAGAAATTCAGTGATGATTTATCGACCAATCGCCATTATTGCTATGAAACTTCTTTTGTTTGTACTCTCCCTCTTTGTCTTGATTCTTCAAGACTTTTTTTTGACAgagaaataattataataaaataaaagtgcaGAGATTTTcactgtttttaattttattttggcctCTGCTCCATTATTTGTTTaagtactcttttttttttttttttttttttcattattgcaTATTATGTTAACACGATTCTAAACTTGATAATTTTCGAATCACTTGCTATTTTGTATTTGcgtaaaaaaaatccaatattaaagtaatgcttaattttataaaatagtgtTTGATacaatgaattgaaaaaattaagaggtatcaaattttaaaccggtataaagagtttttttttaattgttcatgTGGCGTGAATTGTTCACTCGGTcccttaatttattttcctttttaattttggtttctaGTTTTTAGGATTTCGCTTTTTAGTCCTgaattttatgtttcaattgtttaaatttgagaagaaagaaagggtgATTGGTTATAGATTCCAGCTATTTAAAAAGCTTATTTTTGATGAGAAAAGTttattttaggtgttttttatataattttgaaacttgGCTCGGCTCAGCGCGCTGACCCGTGACCGGCCGTCCTGGGACTAGAACATggccgggttgaagaaaaaacaggggaagaaaaaatagagaaagaaaaaacccgATATGATCGATTGACCTCAGTTAAAAACCAGGTtgcaacccgttgacttttgtttttttttttaattaaaacaaagtcattttgttttttttttaaattgacccGGACAATTCGGtcaaaacaaaatcattgtatttaaattattggTCAGTTTTGTCAtagttcttaaataatattaaacttttatatGGGAATgtaaatttcaattattatatacCTGATATGGAAAAAACACTTCCTCATCgatatttaatgaaaataaaatttttatatttatattttgacatgatgttataatgttatatttttttttgtcttcaatCATATACAAATTACTGAGATGttattttgttactttttatttatttattaaaacttacttttgagatcatgataaatatttatttttttaaaaatatattttattaaaacaataaagagaTGCATTAGTAAGAAGATAAAGTTTAGATTATAGAGATATATTTTCCTACTTAATTTAAATGAttgaagtttttaataaaattttattttaattgttgtttccTTTTATGCAAAATACATGctactaataattaaaacataatgcaATTATCTTTAAGACAATTAGTGTTTTTTacgatgatattaaaaaattactttataatTAATGATGTATTAGTCTAATAtgcagaatttttaaaataattttctcattaatattaaatgagaataaCATATCTATTTCTTGaacttcttttttataatttcatttataaatttttctcaaatttaatgTTGTCctattttttcatattgttgCAGAGAGATGATCAATTcgtggttttttaattttttaactaatgCTTGCTTTCTCGATCATAATAAAGTTTTGCTTTGAAAATAatgtttctcataaaaaaaacatattttcttgaaaataaaaaaaaatgcgtgaatagaaaaattatatttttttattaaaaatatttatattttccttGTTAGTTCAAATTGTTATAGTTTTCtagaatttgttttcttcattgttttctcttttatccAATGAACCATGTTGCAAATAAGAAACAGTTttgttgtgaaaaaaaaaacatgagtgaaacaatttgatgaaaaaacatatttttttttttataattttgtttattatctTTCATGCGcatgtctattttttattatcatacaattacataaaatataaattttaaaaagtaaaagttattaaacttgatcaAGTTCAGTCTATAT
The genomic region above belongs to Populus alba chromosome 12, ASM523922v2, whole genome shotgun sequence and contains:
- the LOC118044315 gene encoding annexin D5; translated protein: MSTLIVPPLLSSPRDDAMHLYRAFKGFGTDTSAVISILAHRDAAQRALIQHEYRALYAEDLLKRLTSELTGKLETAVLLWMHDLPGRDAIIVRQALIADILNLETATEVICSRMSSQIQVFKQHYYAKFGVHLEHDIELRASGDHKKLLLAYVSTPRYEGREVDRNMVEKDAKALYKAGERRLGTDEKTFIRVFSERSAAHLAAVDSAYHNMYGNSLKKAIKKETSGHFEHALKTILQCSENPAMYFVKLLRKAMKGLGTNDSALIRVIVTRTEIDMQYIKAEYLKKYRKTLNDAVHSETSGHYRAFLLALLGPNQ